In one window of Nitrospiria bacterium DNA:
- the nusA gene encoding transcription termination factor NusA, with protein MNRELLAVIEQIGREKGIDSQKIASAVEMAVQTAAKKKYGANENVQVRLDRQTGEIEVVSLRKVVESVANPKAEVSLEEAKSVDAGAELGDEIGLMLETGDFGRIAAQTAKQIIFQRVREAEWEAVYKEYAGRQGEMVNGIVLGHERRNYIVEVGKTEALLPVSEQAPRENYRRGDRIRALLLEVKKSAKGPQIILSRTHPNFVSELFKLEVPEVAEKIVEIKGIVREPGDRTKIAVHSKDQAVDPVGACVGVKGSRVQAVVRELRGEKIDIIAWNADPRVFIGEALNPAAVEKVGIDDEKKTALVVVSDHQLSLAIGKNGQNVRLAAKLTGWKIDIMGESEYEKERAQERAEEIEQAIAQEHRAQAEAEAKQKARDAEWAAADTAAGPPAEGSEAGSKEEERLIDLPGIGKKLLEALTAGGFDSIEKIAAATKEQLMEVPKIGEKTAERILSAAQGRLDGQGKKTESLPSTDESDRSSEEAEKPSE; from the coding sequence ATGAATCGTGAATTATTGGCCGTGATCGAACAGATCGGCCGGGAAAAGGGAATCGATAGTCAGAAGATCGCCAGCGCCGTCGAGATGGCGGTCCAGACCGCCGCCAAGAAAAAATACGGCGCCAACGAAAATGTCCAGGTCCGGCTTGACCGCCAGACGGGAGAAATCGAGGTGGTCTCGCTCCGGAAAGTCGTCGAAAGCGTCGCCAATCCCAAAGCGGAGGTCTCGTTGGAAGAGGCCAAGAGCGTGGACGCCGGCGCCGAATTGGGCGATGAGATCGGCCTGATGCTGGAGACGGGTGACTTCGGGCGGATCGCCGCCCAGACGGCCAAGCAGATCATTTTCCAGCGGGTCCGCGAAGCGGAGTGGGAGGCGGTTTACAAGGAATACGCCGGCCGCCAGGGAGAAATGGTCAACGGCATCGTCCTGGGGCACGAGCGCCGGAATTACATCGTCGAGGTGGGCAAGACCGAGGCGCTCCTCCCCGTTTCGGAGCAGGCCCCCCGCGAGAACTACCGTCGCGGCGACAGGATCCGGGCGCTGCTGTTGGAGGTCAAGAAATCGGCCAAAGGGCCGCAGATCATCCTGTCCCGGACCCATCCGAATTTCGTGTCCGAACTGTTCAAGCTTGAAGTGCCCGAGGTGGCCGAGAAGATCGTCGAGATCAAGGGCATCGTGCGCGAGCCCGGGGACCGGACCAAGATCGCGGTCCACTCCAAGGATCAGGCCGTCGATCCGGTGGGCGCCTGCGTGGGGGTCAAAGGCTCCCGCGTTCAGGCCGTGGTGCGCGAGCTCCGAGGCGAGAAGATCGACATCATCGCGTGGAACGCGGACCCGCGCGTTTTCATCGGCGAGGCGCTGAACCCGGCGGCCGTGGAAAAGGTCGGGATCGACGACGAAAAGAAGACCGCGCTCGTCGTGGTCTCGGATCACCAGCTGTCCCTGGCGATCGGGAAGAACGGCCAGAATGTCCGTCTGGCGGCCAAGCTGACCGGGTGGAAGATTGACATTATGGGCGAGAGCGAGTATGAAAAGGAACGGGCGCAGGAGCGCGCCGAGGAGATTGAGCAGGCGATCGCCCAAGAGCACCGGGCCCAGGCCGAGGCCGAGGCCAAGCAAAAAGCTCGGGACGCCGAATGGGCCGCGGCCGATACGGCCGCCGGTCCGCCCGCGGAGGGCTCCGAGGCGGGGAGTAAGGAAGAGGAACGTCTGATCGATCTCCCCGGCATCGGGAAAAAATTGCTGGAGGCCTTGACGGCGGGCGGGTTTGATTCGATCGAAAAGATTGCCGCGGCGACCAAGGAACAATTGATGGAGGTGCCGAAGATCGGCGAGAAGACGGCCGAACGGATTCTGTCGGCGGCGCAAGGACGTCTCGATGGTCAGGGGAAGAAAACCGAGTCGCTTCCGTCAACGGACGAGTCGGACCGATCCTCGGAGGAGGCCGAGAAGCCGTCCGAATAA
- the rimP gene encoding ribosome maturation factor RimP, whose product MVRDTQTIIERIRELVGPILSSMGLELVDLELSGQGRRGHLRIFIDKDGGVNVDDCEQASRYVGHALDAVDPIPNAYLLEVSSPGLDRPLRKAEDYRRFAGKLARLKLVRPLDGAWVVVGRLRGLEGDRVELQPEDREAVQIALADIAQARLEVEW is encoded by the coding sequence ATGGTCCGGGATACTCAAACGATCATCGAACGGATCCGGGAGCTTGTCGGTCCCATTCTGAGTTCCATGGGTCTGGAACTGGTCGATCTGGAACTGTCCGGTCAAGGGAGGCGGGGCCATCTCCGAATCTTCATCGACAAGGACGGCGGGGTGAATGTCGACGATTGCGAGCAGGCGAGCCGTTATGTCGGCCACGCGCTGGATGCCGTCGATCCCATTCCGAACGCATATCTCCTGGAGGTATCCTCTCCGGGATTGGACCGCCCCTTGCGGAAGGCCGAGGACTACCGGCGATTCGCGGGAAAATTGGCCCGATTGAAGCTGGTCCGTCCCCTGGACGGAGCGTGGGTCGTCGTCGGCCGATTGCGGGGTCTTGAGGGGGATCGCGTCGAGCTTCAGCCCGAAGACCGGGAAGCGGTGCAGATCGCCCTGGCGGATATCGCGCAGGCCCGGCTTGAAGTGGAATGGTAG
- the dat gene encoding D-amino-acid transaminase codes for MPNIAFVNGRFMPLAKARVSVEDRGFQFGDGIYELIRTYGGRIFHIEDHLRRLDQSAEALGLSIVYSKSRWKAILEKAHVRSGYPDAKLYIQITRGAAPRDHSFPKKNRPSVIITVRKLAPLSAQLHEKGAAVVTVPDLRWGRCDIKSINLLPNIMARQKARSAGAFEALFVRDGLVLEGAGSNVFAVIGGRIVTPPNGPFILPGITRDVAIGLARGARDPVIEKGITVEDLLGAEEVFLTGTTTEILGVVKVDGKTIGDGRPGRTTRRLYRQFLQSTRP; via the coding sequence GTGCCCAATATTGCGTTTGTGAACGGACGATTCATGCCCCTGGCGAAAGCCCGCGTCTCGGTGGAGGACCGCGGCTTCCAGTTCGGCGACGGCATCTACGAGCTGATCCGGACCTACGGGGGCCGGATCTTTCATATCGAGGATCACCTCCGGCGACTCGATCAGAGCGCCGAGGCGCTCGGACTGTCGATCGTCTATTCAAAATCCCGTTGGAAGGCGATTCTGGAAAAGGCCCATGTCCGGAGCGGTTATCCGGATGCAAAGCTTTATATCCAGATCACGCGGGGGGCCGCGCCCCGGGACCATTCCTTTCCAAAAAAAAACCGGCCCAGCGTGATCATCACGGTCCGGAAACTGGCTCCGCTGTCGGCCCAGCTTCATGAAAAGGGGGCCGCCGTCGTCACGGTGCCGGACTTGCGGTGGGGCCGTTGCGACATCAAATCGATCAATCTCCTTCCCAACATCATGGCCCGGCAGAAGGCCCGGTCGGCCGGCGCGTTCGAGGCGCTTTTTGTGCGGGACGGGCTGGTCCTGGAAGGCGCCGGCTCCAACGTCTTCGCCGTGATCGGTGGCCGGATCGTCACCCCGCCGAACGGACCGTTCATTTTACCCGGCATTACGCGGGACGTGGCGATCGGCCTGGCCCGCGGGGCCCGCGACCCTGTTATCGAAAAAGGGATCACGGTGGAAGATCTCCTCGGCGCGGAGGAGGTCTTTCTCACCGGCACCACCACCGAGATTTTGGGGGTGGTCAAGGTGGACGGGAAAACCATCGGCGACGGGCGGCCCGGCCGGACGACCCGCCGGCTCTATCGGCAGTTTCTTCAATCCACCCGTCCTTAG
- a CDS encoding methyltransferase domain-containing protein, which yields MGLYLRQKKYFENAYETGRHGWPTVGPTPFVLRAIPRIRKSLDSGRGRILDLGCGEGRHTLACAREGFDVVGLDYQPLAIRRARSFARGRKVRGAFRFMVGDAFRLPFSPNAFDAIIDYGCLHHVKIADTRRYFESVLTRLKPGGHLILSCFSTRFKHHPDEKRRRNWLVHRGHYDRFFRKRDFKTLFGKQFDILKMEERGDGLYVFWDVLMRKK from the coding sequence GTGGGATTGTATTTAAGACAGAAGAAGTATTTTGAAAACGCGTATGAGACCGGCCGGCACGGCTGGCCGACGGTCGGTCCGACGCCGTTCGTGCTGCGCGCCATTCCCCGAATACGGAAATCGCTCGATTCCGGTCGCGGGCGGATTCTGGACCTGGGCTGCGGCGAGGGCCGGCACACGCTGGCCTGCGCGCGCGAAGGGTTCGATGTCGTGGGCCTCGATTACCAGCCCCTGGCGATCCGTCGGGCGCGGTCCTTCGCGCGGGGACGCAAGGTCCGCGGCGCCTTCCGCTTCATGGTCGGCGACGCGTTCCGGCTGCCGTTTTCGCCGAACGCATTCGATGCGATTATCGATTACGGCTGCCTGCATCATGTGAAGATCGCCGATACGCGCCGTTACTTTGAAAGCGTTCTGACGCGCTTGAAGCCGGGCGGCCATCTCATCCTGTCCTGCTTTTCGACCCGCTTCAAGCACCATCCGGACGAGAAGCGCCGCCGCAACTGGCTGGTCCATCGTGGCCATTACGACCGGTTCTTCCGGAAACGGGACTTCAAGACGCTGTTCGGAAAACAGTTTGATATCTTAAAAATGGAAGAACGCGGCGACGGCCTGTATGTTTTTTGGGACGTCTTGATGAGAAAGAAATGA